The genomic window GCGCTGCTCGCGCGTGGACGCCAGGCCGGAGCGGCGCTTCTGCAGGGTCGGGAGAACGCGGGACATAGGGGCAGTGCGAAAGTGCGAAAGTGCGAAAGTGCGAAAGTACCAAGGGCCAAGTGCCAAGTGCCGGGGTAAATGCCTTGGTAGTTGGTACTCGGCACTTGGTACCAATCCCTACATGCCGAGTTCTTCGGCGCGGTTGCGCATCTGGATGCCGTGCACCAGCGACGCGCCGCCGCGGATGGCGGCCGCTACGTGGACGGCCTCGGTCATCTGCTCTGTGTCGGCGCCCTTCTGAAGGCAGTCCGACGAGTACGCGTCGATGCAGTACGGGCACTGCACCGCGTGCGCTACGGCCAGGGCGATCAGCGACTTTTCGCGCTCGCTGAGGGCCCCCTCGGCAAAGACGGCGTTGTACCAGGCGAAGAACTTCTCGGCCAGGTGCGGCGCGTCCTTGCCCATCTCGCCGAAGCGGG from Longimicrobium sp. includes these protein-coding regions:
- a CDS encoding arsenosugar biosynthesis-associated peroxidase-like protein, translating into MESGTHTHYYNAHDLPRFGEMGKDAPHLAEKFFAWYNAVFAEGALSEREKSLIALAVAHAVQCPYCIDAYSSDCLQKGADTEQMTEAVHVAAAIRGGASLVHGIQMRNRAEELGM